The Pseudomonadota bacterium genome includes the window TATTTTCCGGTACCCTCAACAATGCATCTGCATGGGCCATGGAAGAGAAGATACTTGCTCCTCTTGCCAGTGGAAAGGCATAATATCTCCCGTTTTTCTCCAATAGGTTGATTCTTAATACCTCTTCTATCCCTATCCTTGACGGAATCCTGTAAGGGGTGGTGCAGGTTATATATTTTTTATATAACTGTATATTGGTAAGTTTCTCATAAAGTGGTTCAAGAAATGTTTTAAAGCTTACTACAGCAGATACCGGATACCCTGGTATACCAATTACGGGTTTGCCTTTAATAATACCGAAGATGGTGGGTTTGCCAGGCATCATTGAAACGCCATGGAAGACAAGTGTGCCAAGCTGGCCTATCACGCTCTCTGTATAATCTTCACTACCTGCACTTGATCCAGCATTTATAAGTATTACATCAAATTCTTCGATAACATCTTTAAGAATGTTTAATAACTCATTTTTATTATTGACTATTTTATATTTTTCTGCATGAAATCCCGTATCCTCTGCCAATTTTAATAGGGTGTATGAATTAAAATCAATCAACCCGGCATGTTTTGTTTTCTCAATAGATTCTTCATAAGATTCTTCATATATATCTATTAGTTCCTTGCCTGTCGGTATTATTAATATCTTTGGTTTCCTCCTGACGAAGACCTTTGTCACACCACCGGAAAGGATCATCCCTATGTCGAAGGTTCTTATCCTGTGATTTGTGGGTATCAGTAGATCCCCTTCTATGATATCTTCACCCACCATTCTTACGTTTTGCCAGAGAAACACTGGTTTTCTGATAATTATATGAGACTCTGAATCTTCAACCTCCTCTGTCATAATCACAGCATTTGTATTTTTTGGTAAGGGGTCCCCGGTATTAAGATAAAAGGCATCAATATTTTTAGTCAAAGAGACCGGGTTTGTGAGGTCTGCACTTAGGGTTTTTTCAAAAAAGGTGGCATAACCATCCATAGCAGAACATATAAAAGGGGGATTGGAGCATTTTGCAAATACTGGTTTTGTTGTAATCCGGTCCTTGCACATATACGTAGGAAGATATTCTTCATCTTCTATGGGTTTTGTGTGCTCCAGTATTTTTGCTATTGCCTCTTCACTTCTAATTGTTTCAAGATATCTTTTCATGGTTACCTATCGGGGTTCGAGGCC containing:
- a CDS encoding molybdopterin biosynthesis protein, which codes for MKRYLETIRSEEAIAKILEHTKPIEDEEYLPTYMCKDRITTKPVFAKCSNPPFICSAMDGYATFFEKTLSADLTNPVSLTKNIDAFYLNTGDPLPKNTNAVIMTEEVEDSESHIIIRKPVFLWQNVRMVGEDIIEGDLLIPTNHRIRTFDIGMILSGGVTKVFVRRKPKILIIPTGKELIDIYEESYEESIEKTKHAGLIDFNSYTLLKLAEDTGFHAEKYKIVNNKNELLNILKDVIEEFDVILINAGSSAGSEDYTESVIGQLGTLVFHGVSMMPGKPTIFGIIKGKPVIGIPGYPVSAVVSFKTFLEPLYEKLTNIQLYKKYITCTTPYRIPSRIGIEEVLRINLLEKNGRYYAFPLARGASIFSSMAHADALLRVPENIEGYDENEEVPCLLLRKEDELKKRIHITGSHDLSLDILRDMMKSRYSHIDLISTHIGSLSGILTLKKGITCLCTTHILDEHERIYNIPIIKKYLMDKPCMLIHIAKRTLGLLVKKDNPKGIKDIGDIAKNNIKFVNRQSGSGTRFFLDIMLKERGIKKELITGYDREESSHTAVGILVRESVADVGIAIYGVAKIFSLGFIPLTEEDYDLLIAKEFTEDKRFNMLMDLILSEEFKKKLKGFGGYNTQDTGKVKYIQR